TGCTGTTGCAATTGATCGCTTTGCGACGCAATGAGTTGTTCCAGTACGTTGCGTCGTTTGTTGAACAGCCAGGCACTGATCACGAAACCTGACAAGGCCGCCAGCACAATCGCCAACGGCCATAACGATTGATCTATCACAACGTTTTGAAAACCGCGTCGGCGGCCTCAACAGTGGCTTGAATATCGGCATCGGTATGCGCCGCGGAAACAAAACCAGCCTCAAATGCCGATGGCGCCAGATAAACGCCTTGCTCCAGCATGCCGTGAAAAAACCGTTTAAACCGGTCTTGATTACATTGCATGACTTGGGCGAAGCGGCTCACGGTTTTTTCTTCGCTGAAAAACAGTCCGAACATGCCGCCAACCTGATTGCTGGTGAAGGCAATACCTGCCTTGTCGGCGCTGTGTTGCAAACCGGCCAATAGCTGAGCTGTTTGACTAGTCAGCTTATCGTAAAAACCGGGGGCACTGATTAATTCCAGCGTTTTCAAACCCGCCGCCATCGCCACAGGGTTACCCGACAAAGTACCCGCCTGATAAACAGGACCTAATGGCGCTAAATGTTCCATGATTTTGCGGCTGCCGCCAAAAGCACCCACCGGCATACCGCCGCCGATGATTTTGCCGAGGGTGGTCAAATCGGGTTCGACTTTATATAAACCTTGGGCGCTATGCAAGCCGACCCGAAAGCCGGTCATCACTTCGTCAAAAATCAGCACGGAACCGTATTGGTCGCATACGTCCCGCAATGTTTCCAAAAAACCGGGTTCGGGCGGAATACAGTTCATGTTGCCTGCCACGGGCTCCACGATAATACAGGCGATTTGTTTGCCTGCTTCGGTAAACAAAGCTCTGATTGCATCGCTGTCGTTGTAAGTCAATGTAATCGTGTCGGCGGCAACGGTTGCCGGTACGCCGGGAGAACTCGGCACGCCCAAGGTCAAGGCACCGGATCCGGCTTTTACCAGTAAGGAGTCGGAATGGCCGTGGTAACAACCTTCGAATTTGACGATTTTGTCCCGACCGGTAAAGCCGCGTGCCAAGCGGATTGCGCTCATGGTAGCTTCGGTACCGGAACTCACCATGCGTACCATTTCCACAGACGGCACTAATTCGCAGACTTTTTCCGCCATACGGGTTTCGATTTCGGTGGGTGCACCAAAACTCAAACCCTTTTCGGCGCTTTGTTTGACGGCTTCGATAACCAGTGGATGGGCGTGACCTAAAATCATCGGTCCCCAGGAACCGACGTAATCGATGTAGCGTTTGTTTTCGCTGTCGTACACATAGGCGCCTTGCGCATGGTCGAAATACACCGGCGTGCCGCCGACGCCGCTGAAAGAGCGCACCGGCGAGTTGACGCCACCGGGAATACATTTTTTGGCTTCTAAGAATAAATCGCTTGCTTGAGTCATGTTTTTAAAATTTGAGATCGGAAAAAATAAAGGGCACGGAGAGTGTCTCTGCGTGCCCTTGTTTAAAATGCTTGAGAATTAATGTTGTTTGCCGAAAAGATGCGGGCCTTTCGGCTGCTGTTTGTTTTGTACGCAAAAGTAAGCCGCCGCATCGAATTTGATTTGCAATGAATGCGGATTCTCATGCTGTTTCAGGAAATGCTTCGCTTCTTCGGATGACAAGTCTTTCATCATGTATTTGGCGATGCACATGCAATCTTTATCCAAGCGAGGCTTATCAACATCCGGATTAGCCGAACCTTTAAGTTCCCGGGCCACACATTGATCGGCGAATTCATGCTCG
This sequence is a window from Methylomonas methanica MC09. Protein-coding genes within it:
- the hemL gene encoding glutamate-1-semialdehyde 2,1-aminomutase yields the protein MTQASDLFLEAKKCIPGGVNSPVRSFSGVGGTPVYFDHAQGAYVYDSENKRYIDYVGSWGPMILGHAHPLVIEAVKQSAEKGLSFGAPTEIETRMAEKVCELVPSVEMVRMVSSGTEATMSAIRLARGFTGRDKIVKFEGCYHGHSDSLLVKAGSGALTLGVPSSPGVPATVAADTITLTYNDSDAIRALFTEAGKQIACIIVEPVAGNMNCIPPEPGFLETLRDVCDQYGSVLIFDEVMTGFRVGLHSAQGLYKVEPDLTTLGKIIGGGMPVGAFGGSRKIMEHLAPLGPVYQAGTLSGNPVAMAAGLKTLELISAPGFYDKLTSQTAQLLAGLQHSADKAGIAFTSNQVGGMFGLFFSEEKTVSRFAQVMQCNQDRFKRFFHGMLEQGVYLAPSAFEAGFVSAAHTDADIQATVEAADAVFKTL